DNA from Thiomicrorhabdus sp. Kp2:
AAAACGGTATATATGGATGATATGCCTCTTGAGTTACAGCATCCTGCTCAAGATGACGATGATGATACCGCAGGTGATAATTGGGAAAAACCACTAAGAAGATGGTCTGAAGCGTTTTTAAAGAGTGGGCGTGAAGGTTTACACACCTCAGCAGAACAAATTTTTGAAAAAGTATTGATTGAAGTGGCTATGAAAGCATCTGGTAATCATCGTCAAAAGGCTGCAGTCTTGTTAGGCTGGGGGAGAAATACCTTAACCAGAAAAACTCAGGCTTTAGGTTTAGATGAATAAAGTGATTATCTTGTGAATTAAGGGATTGATAAAATAGCCTAATTTACAATTTAATTATCTAGGCAGGTAACTTGCTTTGTTTGTAGGTGTAATCTTGGGTATTACAATAACCAGGCCTGGTTATTTTATTGGGTCTGTTAGGAAAACCATATGATTTTAGAGTTTTGGCAATATTTAACAACCTCTACTAAAATTGAACAGGCAAAAAAAATGGGATATGTAAAAGAAGCCATTGCTATGCAAGCCCGAGCCAAGCGCTGTCAAAATGAGTGGGGAGAACATTATTTAAATTGTCAAAATGCCATATTAAAAGCCTCACAGCGTGCTGTGCAACATCGTACGGTATTGGTTTTTGGCGCAGGCTCTTTAAATGATATACCCTTATCCGAGTTAGCAAATCAATTTGAAACTGTATTACTGGTGGATCTGGTTTTTTTGTCTTCAGCACAAAATACAGCCAAACAGTATGAGAATGTTTTTCTAATTGAGCATGATATTACCGAGTCTTTAGAGTGGATCTCTGATGGAAAAGACATGGTTCAGACCCCTTCGGCATGGTTGGACGATGATTCAATTGATTTAGTTGTTTCATTAAATATTATTACTCAGTTACCATTAATTCCAGCTAGGTGGCTTTTAAACGACTTTAATCTATCAGAAGATGCCGCAGATATTGTGGGTAAGCAACTTATCTTTGCACATATGCACTACCTTAAACAGTTTTCTGGAGAGGTTTGTTTGATTGCTGATCGTTTAGGTATTGAGTTTAATGAGCGTGGCCAAGAAATTGATCGTTTTGACCCGTGGTGGGATGTAGAGCCTCCCAAAGCAGACTATACTTGGGAATGGGAGGTTATTCCACTTGGTGAAGCAGGCTCAAGTAAGTGGCAAAAAAATCGTGTTGGTGTCTCTTTTTTATAACCATCGGCATAAAGCTCGCATTTTTGTATAACTCTTTATTTATATCAATCATTACGCTTCCTAATCGATAAGCAACTCAATCTTGTTAAAATAATCAAAACTCTATTACAGGATAAGCTATGGCCGTTTTAATTGAAGGTTACTCAATTGTTATTAATAAGAAAGAAGCATTACATAAGCAAAGTGCACTCGATTTACTGGGAGCTGTTGAGGGGACACTTCACCCGACGGCGATTTGCTCTGACCAAGATTTATTAAGAATTGGGTTTCTTGATTTAGCACAGGTTAATGAGTTTTTAGCCGCACTTGAAGGCGTAGGTTTTACTCAAGGTAAAGAGATGGTGATGGTTTCACAGTTTGGTGAAATAAAAACTCCAGCAGACTGGTTAAAAATTCAATTTACAAAACTTAAAGACAATACCTTGACTTGTCTTGCTACATTGCAGTCAGCAGAGTCGGTTAAGGGCGTTGCTATGCCCAAAGGCTGGAGTATTGAAACTTCGTTATTAAAACGCTATTTTGAAGAGCGTTCTATCTATATGCATGAGTATTATGAGTTGGTTGGTGATGAGCCAATGCACGATATTTATCGAAATAGAGAAACGGGCAGTGAAGTGCGACTGTTAAAGTTAATAATGAAACCAATGGATGAAGCTTAGCTACAGTAGTTATGAACAGCTCATTCATATTTACCAGGCCTGGTAATTTTGATGGATTGCCCAGTCTTGAGTAATGAATTTCAGTAGAAAGAAATAGAATGTTAAATATAGAATGTTAGATACAAAAAAGGGAAGCAAATTGCTTCCCTTTTTTTATTTAAGCTTGAATATCAAGTTATCAATTAGATAGCTACGATGTTCTCAGCTTGAGGACCTTTAGGACCTTGAGTTACTGTGAACTCAACTTGCTGACCTTCAGCAAGCGTTTTGAAACCGTCACCAGAGATAGCACTGAAGTGTGCGAAAACATCTGGACCAGATTCTTGCTCTAGAAAACCAAAACCTTTAGATTCGTTGAACCACTTAACGGTTCCTTTAACTGTATTAGACATAATAATGTACCTGAATTTTATAAATAGAGTTGTGCCATAAATGGCTTGTGTAGCAGTGGAAATCTTGACTTTACTTTTAAAACTTCAGAACGGGTGTTACGAATAAAACAACGAAATGTAGGATATAAATTGTAGGGCTTTCTTTCTTGCTGGGTATAACAATACAGAGATTATGCGCTAAAGTCTAGTAATAGTTTTTTTTATTTTAAAAGAAAGGGGATAATTTGCTAAAAACAAGATTAGGTACAATAAAAAAAACGCCACAAAGTGGCGTTTTAGCTGTTTTATAACGAGTATGAAAACTAAAGAGCTTCGGTTCCTGTTTCGCCTGTACGGATACGAATGGTTTGTTCAATATTGGTTACAAAGATTTTCCCATCACCAATTTTACCCGTTTGTGCTGCTTGAATAATGGCTTCTATAGCAGAATCAACCATTTCACCTTTGATAGCAATCTCCAGCTTTAGCTTGGGCAGAAAGTCCACTACATACTCAGCGCCACGATACATTTCAGTGTGGCCTTTTTGACGACCATAACCTTTGACTTCTGTGACGGTCATACCATGAATTTCGATTTCATGAAGGGCATCACGAACGTCATCAAGTTTAAATGGTTTAATCACTGCTGTAATGAGTTTCATATTTATTCCTTAAAGTTAAGAATGTTTAGTGTTCCGAGTGATCTTCTTGCGTTTTATTTGAAGCCGTTTCACTGGTGTTTGGATATTCTGCCAAATGTTGACCCATTTGAATAGGGGTATCTGGATGAATCTTTCCTAATTCTGGTAATTGTCCCTCTGGTGTAAGTAAAACCACAGTAGAACCCATGTTAAATCGACCGATTTCATCACCTTTAGCAAAGCTAATATTGTCTTCAGTATAATCCCAGTGCTGAATCATCGGTTCGTAATCAGGGGTGATTTTGCCTTGGAATACCGTTTCCATGCTTCCCACAAAGATAGCTCCGACCATAATTAAACAAAATGGACCTTTTTCACTTTCAAAACGAATGACTAAACGTTCATTGCGGGCAAATAAACCATCTACTTGACGAACGGTTGCAGGGTTTACAGCAAATAAATCACCAGGTACATAGGTCATAGACAGGAGTTTTGCATCAATAGGAATATGAATACGGTGGTAATCTTTTGGCGAAAGATAGATAACGGCCGCTTCCCCGTTTTGGAATATTTTTGCATAACCAATATCACCACCTACTAAGGCTTCAACTGTATATGGGTGGCATTTGGCCTGAATGATTTTATTGCCTTCGATATGTGTTGATTGACTAATAACACCATCTACTGGGCTTACCCAACTATTTGGTTTGTCATCAATAGGGCGTGCTTCTGGTTTTAATGCACGCGTAAAGAAAGCATTAAAGCTTGGGTAGTTTTCAATGTTTTCATCGGCCGCTTCACTGATATTGATGTCGTAAATTTTAGTCAGCAATTTAATGACATTGTTTTTTATCCAAGGGGTTTCAACCTGCATAAACCAATGCATGCCACTAGACAGCAGGTGTTTAGGAATAAAATATTGGGGTGTGACTTTAATAAAGTCCATAACTTTTGCCATTACAAAGCTTTCCTTACAAGAAAAATAATATATTAATTTAATGGTTTATGGGATTCTAAAGTAAAAAATTCAAGGTGGCTAGCCAATATTTAAATTTACAATTGAAGACTTTTAATACAAATCATCAGTCAAAACATTTTAGTGTAAATATATAGGCTGTTTTGGATGCTTAACAACTTGTTTTTAATGTGGTTGTTTCGTCTAAATGTATGATGTTTTAAGCCGTTTCATGTATAATTCGCGCAAAATAAATGTTTCATTACAAGGAAAGCAATCATGTCTGATATCAAAAAAGTCGTTTTAGCCTATTCTGGAGGTTTAGATACTTCAATTATCGCTAAGTGGTTACAAGATGAATATAACTGCGAAGTGGTCACTTTCACGGCGGATATTGGCCAGGGTGAAGAGATTGAACCTGCACGTGCAAAAGCGCAAGCAATGGGGATCAAAGAAATCTACATTGAAGACCTTCGTGAAGAGTTTGCACGTGACTTTGTTTTTCCGATGATGCGTGCTAATGCCATTTATGAAGGTGAGTATCGTTTAGGTACCTCAATTGCTCGTCCTTTAATTTCTAAACGTTTGGTTGAAATTGCTAAAGAGGTAGGAGCGGATGCTATTTCTCACGGGGCTACTGGTAAAGGTAATGATCAGGTACGTTTTGAGTTAAATGCTTATGCATTAATGCCTGATGTTAAAGTGATTGCTCCATGGCGTGAGTGGGACTTGATGTCTCGTGAAAAACTGATGGCTTACGCTGAAGAACATAATATTTCTGTTGAAAAGAAAAAAGGTAAAAAATCACCGTATTCAATGGATGCTAACCTGTTACATATCTCTTATGAAGGCGGGATTATTGAGCATCCAGAGAATGAGCCAGAAGAAGATATGTGGCTATGGACAGTTTCCCCAGAAAACGCACCAGATGTGGCAACTTACTTAGATATTGAATTTGAGAAGGGTGATATTGTTGGTATTAACGGTGACAAAATGTCTCCTGCTACGGTTATGGAATACCTAAATAAAGTGGGTGGTGAAAACGGTATTGGTCGTGATGATATTGTTGAAAACCGTTTTGTAGGTATGAAAGCGCGTGGTTGTTACGAAACACCTGCTGGAACGATTATGCTTAAAGCACACCGTGCAATGGAGTCGTTAACATTAGACCGTAATGCCGCTCACCTTAAAGATGAGTTAATGCCTAAGTATGCAGAAATGATCTATAACGGGTTCTGGTTTGCACCAGAACGTGAAATGTTACAAGCGTTAATCGACCAGTCGCAGACTTATGTAACGGGTAATGTGCGTGTTAAATTGTACAAAGGTAATGTGGTGGTTGTAGGTCGAGCTTCTGAATACAGCCTATTTGATGAAGCGATTGCGACCTTTGAAGAAGATGGTGGGGCTTATAATCATAAAGATGCAGAAGGATTTATTAAATTAAATGCTTTACGTTTGAAAACATCAGCTAAAAAACGCGTTAAGTAATCTTCGTGTTGTAACCTAAAAACAGCGTTATTATTAACGCTGTTTTTGTTTGTGAAGTTTGAAACACCATTTATTTTAAAAGTAGTGCACTATGTCTAAAAATAACCCACGCATACCTGCCTTTTCTGAGTTAATGAAGCACCCTTTTTTGATGTTGGGGTTTGGCTTCGGTTCGGGTTTGCTACCTAAGGGGCCTGGTACAGCAGGTACGGCTTTGGGATTGGTTTTGTATGTGCCTATTCTACTCTGGTCTGAAGTTGCGGCTTGGATTGTACTTATTGCAGGTTTGTTTGCGGGGAGTTACATTTGTGGTAAATCCTCAGAGTATATGCAGGTACATGACCATGGTGGCATTGTATGGGATGAGTTTGTCGGTATTTGGCTAATATTGTTAGTATTACCTGTTCAGAATTGGCAATACTGGCTATTGGCTTTTGTGGTGTTCAGAGTATTTGATATATTTAAACCTTGGCCTATTAAAACGGTAGATGAAAAGGTCTCAGGTGGTTTTGGGATAATGTTAGATGATGTTTTAGCCGCGATGTATTCAATTTTTGTTATTTGGATTGTTTACCTTATGACAGTAAATTCTTAAAAGAGAGTGAATGTATTTATACCTTGTTCTTATTTGGGTATAAAAGATGCTTATTAACATATTAATAAGTTTAAAAGTCATATAAGTATAAAAAAATGCACTTTTAAGGTATATTACGCACCAAATAAAAAAGTATAACTGGGAGTTAGAATAAAGATGTTTATTCCATGCGATGATGCAAAACGTTTAATCAAAGAAAAAAATGCGCAGTTAGTTGATGTCAGAACTCCTGAAGAGTTTGCAATGAGCAAATTGCCTGGCGCTATTAATATTCCACTACAAGACATAGATCGTGTAGGTGAAAGCATGTTAGATGCAGATTTACCAGTGATTGTGTTCTGCCGCTCTGGTCAGCGTTCACACATGGCGATGCAGATTTTACTGTCTCAAAATTTCGCTGAAGTGTATAACTTGGGTTCTTTTATGGCTTGGCATCAGTGTCCAGATTTATAATCTAACGTCAAAACTTCTTATTTAAAAGCGCTTAAAGCATATCGTTTTAAGCGCTTTTTTTGTATTATCAAACCAGACTTTTAAAGACCTGTAACAGGTGACTAATCATCTGTTTTAGGTATTGAAAATTTTAAGGACAAAATATGAAACTTGCACTGCATTGGCAAATTCTAATCGCACTGGTTCTAGCGGCCGCAATGGGAGCCTATACCGGAACTGAAGGGACCATTATAGGAATCCATTGGTTAGCCATTTATACTTTTATTGGTACGTTGTTTTTAAATGCGCTAAAAATGATTGTAGTCCCACTCGTGGTTTCGGCCATTATTACGGGTATTGCAAATGTCGGTAGCCAAGGCGGTTTTGGTCGATTAGGCATGAAAACACTCGGTTATTACGTTGCAACCAGTTTTATCGCGATTTTAATTGGACTGGTTTTAGTCAATATCATACAGCCAGGCGTCACGGGGAATCCACCTCCCGTTATTGAAGCCAATGAAACAGTGTCTATGGCTGTTGAAGGCAAGTCCGCTGGTGATGTGGTTGACGTTTTTTTAAGAATGATTCCAACCAATATTGTTGATGCTGCGGCAGAAGGGCAGATGTTGGGATTAATCTTCTTTAGTTTATTGTTTGGTTTTTTCATGACGCAATTAAAAGGCGATGCCGCCAAAACAATGAACAATTTTTGGCAAGGCGTTTTTGATGTGATGATGCTGATTACTGAACTGGTGATGAAGTTTGCACCGTTCGGCGTGTTTGGGTTAGTGGCCGCTTCCGTGGCCAAAACAGGTTTTGATCAGTTTGGGAATCTTGCGTTATTCTTTGTTACAGTGGTTGCGGCCTTAGCCATCCATTTATTTGTCGTTATGCCAATAATCTTACGAGTGTTTGGTGGTATTAAAAATCCATGGTTGCATTATCAAGCAATGGCTCCCGCCTTATTAACCGCCTTCTCAACAAGTTCGTCCTCCTCTACATTGCCTATATCGTTAAATGCCGTTGAGCATCGAGCAGGGGTTTCAAACCGTGTTACCAGTTTTGTATTGCCTTTAGGTGCAACAGTGAATATGGATGGAACGGCTCTATATGAGTGTGTTGCTGCAATCTTTATTGCGCAATTATTCGGTGTTCAGCTCGATTTTGCCACTCAATTATTAATTGTTATTGTTGCATTAACGACTTCGATTGGCGTGGCGGGTATTCCATCAGCAAGTTTAGTGGCAATCAGTATTATTTTGGTAGCGGTTGGCTTGCCTGCAGAGGCAATCGGTTTGTTGCTTGTTGTAGACCGATTATTGGATATGATGCGAACCGCTGTGAATATATTTAGTGATTCTGTCGGAGCGGTTGTGATTGCAAAATCGGAAGGTGAAAAAGACATTCTTGTTTCTAAAGAATTCTAATTTCTAAACTGACTGCTCAGCATTAAATGATGAAGACTGGGTTGTTTTTTAGGTCACATTTTAATTTGTTGAGTTAACTCATTTGAAAAGGATAGACCGTTGAAAATTATCATTGCAGACTTAGCAGGCCTGGTTGGTTTACCTAATAAAACTATCAGCCAAAAAATTAAAGATTCATTATCAAGCTGTATTGAAAATTACAGTGAGGATTTTGTGCAGGATATGAGTCACATTAGCCAAGCGGCCAACTACGCTGGAAATATTGCAGTAGATGAGATTGTTCACTTAAAAGACAATCTATATCGTTGTGATTATAGTTACGACTGGGCGATTGCTTGGACCTGCTCTGGAACTCAAGAGGCTGGCAGAGTAAAAGAAAAGGTACGTTTTACAGTGAATGATAATGGGGAATTAGATTTTAAGTTTTTACAGCTTGATATGTGAATTGAGTAGATATACTACATTAGTATTCAATTAATAGAAGCCACTTTAAAAGTGGTTTTTTTATCTTCATTATTGATAGTAAGCAGGCTTTAAAGATGGTTTAAAGCTTGTGCACTATTTTGGCGTGGGATAGGTTTTAAAGTGTGGGCCAGAATGGTCAATTTTTATAACTTCAGCCTGAGGTCGCCAATCACCTAGTACCCATCTATGTAAGGTTTTATGTTCAGCTTCAATTGTGTGGTGAGCTGGACGATGTGTGTGACCGTGAATCATGTGAGTCGCTTGAGGAAATCTTTTGAAGATTTCGCATAAAGCTTGCTGGTTTACATCCATGATTTGTTGGGGCTTATCTTGACTGTACTCTTTTGAGTTTTTACGCATTTTATGGCCAATATTGA
Protein-coding regions in this window:
- the asd gene encoding archaetidylserine decarboxylase (Phosphatidylserine decarboxylase is synthesized as a single chain precursor. Generation of the pyruvoyl active site from a Ser is coupled to cleavage of a Gly-Ser bond between the larger (beta) and smaller (alpha chains). It is an integral membrane protein.), producing MAKVMDFIKVTPQYFIPKHLLSSGMHWFMQVETPWIKNNVIKLLTKIYDINISEAADENIENYPSFNAFFTRALKPEARPIDDKPNSWVSPVDGVISQSTHIEGNKIIQAKCHPYTVEALVGGDIGYAKIFQNGEAAVIYLSPKDYHRIHIPIDAKLLSMTYVPGDLFAVNPATVRQVDGLFARNERLVIRFESEKGPFCLIMVGAIFVGSMETVFQGKITPDYEPMIQHWDYTEDNISFAKGDEIGRFNMGSTVVLLTPEGQLPELGKIHPDTPIQMGQHLAEYPNTSETASNKTQEDHSEH
- a CDS encoding rhodanese-like domain-containing protein — its product is MFIPCDDAKRLIKEKNAQLVDVRTPEEFAMSKLPGAINIPLQDIDRVGESMLDADLPVIVFCRSGQRSHMAMQILLSQNFAEVYNLGSFMAWHQCPDL
- a CDS encoding P-II family nitrogen regulator, which gives rise to MKLITAVIKPFKLDDVRDALHEIEIHGMTVTEVKGYGRQKGHTEMYRGAEYVVDFLPKLKLEIAIKGEMVDSAIEAIIQAAQTGKIGDGKIFVTNIEQTIRIRTGETGTEAL
- a CDS encoding dicarboxylate/amino acid:cation symporter translates to MKLALHWQILIALVLAAAMGAYTGTEGTIIGIHWLAIYTFIGTLFLNALKMIVVPLVVSAIITGIANVGSQGGFGRLGMKTLGYYVATSFIAILIGLVLVNIIQPGVTGNPPPVIEANETVSMAVEGKSAGDVVDVFLRMIPTNIVDAAAEGQMLGLIFFSLLFGFFMTQLKGDAAKTMNNFWQGVFDVMMLITELVMKFAPFGVFGLVAASVAKTGFDQFGNLALFFVTVVAALAIHLFVVMPIILRVFGGIKNPWLHYQAMAPALLTAFSTSSSSSTLPISLNAVEHRAGVSNRVTSFVLPLGATVNMDGTALYECVAAIFIAQLFGVQLDFATQLLIVIVALTTSIGVAGIPSASLVAISIILVAVGLPAEAIGLLLVVDRLLDMMRTAVNIFSDSVGAVVIAKSEGEKDILVSKEF
- a CDS encoding phosphatidylglycerophosphatase A, encoding MSKNNPRIPAFSELMKHPFLMLGFGFGSGLLPKGPGTAGTALGLVLYVPILLWSEVAAWIVLIAGLFAGSYICGKSSEYMQVHDHGGIVWDEFVGIWLILLVLPVQNWQYWLLAFVVFRVFDIFKPWPIKTVDEKVSGGFGIMLDDVLAAMYSIFVIWIVYLMTVNS
- a CDS encoding cold-shock protein, giving the protein MSNTVKGTVKWFNESKGFGFLEQESGPDVFAHFSAISGDGFKTLAEGQQVEFTVTQGPKGPQAENIVAI
- a CDS encoding argininosuccinate synthase; the encoded protein is MSDIKKVVLAYSGGLDTSIIAKWLQDEYNCEVVTFTADIGQGEEIEPARAKAQAMGIKEIYIEDLREEFARDFVFPMMRANAIYEGEYRLGTSIARPLISKRLVEIAKEVGADAISHGATGKGNDQVRFELNAYALMPDVKVIAPWREWDLMSREKLMAYAEEHNISVEKKKGKKSPYSMDANLLHISYEGGIIEHPENEPEEDMWLWTVSPENAPDVATYLDIEFEKGDIVGINGDKMSPATVMEYLNKVGGENGIGRDDIVENRFVGMKARGCYETPAGTIMLKAHRAMESLTLDRNAAHLKDELMPKYAEMIYNGFWFAPEREMLQALIDQSQTYVTGNVRVKLYKGNVVVVGRASEYSLFDEAIATFEEDGGAYNHKDAEGFIKLNALRLKTSAKKRVK